The genomic interval TTGAAGGCGTCGCGGTCAATGCGCAGTTGGTCGGTGAAGGCCGAGGCCAACAAACCGGCGGGGATGGCAAAGATACCAATACCCAGCAAGGCAAGGACGACCGTGAGTGCGCGACCCATGGGCGTGATGGGCGAGATGTCGCCATAGCCCACCGAAGCCAGCGTGACCACAGCCCAGTAGATGGATTGGGGAATGTTCTCGAACTTGTCTGGTTGTGCGGGATGCTCAAACAAATAACCCAAGCTGGCGGTGAGCACCACCAATAGCATCATCACAAAGACGGAGGCAAAGATGATTTGCCATTCACGCAGCACCACTTTGTAGAGCGTTTCCATCGCCGAGGTGTAGCGGGTGAGTTTGAGCATGCGCATCAAACGGAAGACGCGCAAGAAGCGCAAGTCCAAGTGTTGGCTGAACAAGCTCTCCAAAATGAACGGCAAGATAGACAGCAAATCAATGATGGCTTGTCCGGTTCGGATGTGCGCCCAATGCGGCATCCGCAGGTGTTTGTACTTTGGGTTCTCTGGCGCAGAGTAAACGCGTGCGATGTATTCGATGGTGAAGATGGTGAACGCGATCACGTCAATCACCATGAATTCGCTGGCAAAAAGCGCACGAACAGATTCAACGGTTTCAAACACCACACAGGTGATGGACAAAGCAATCCAAAACACAATGAAGTTGTCGATGTAGGTGTGCAAACGGCCCGAGTGGCCGGTGGGCTCTAGCATGGCAAACACTTTGGCGCGCATGCTGCGGCCTTCGTTCAGGACTTGAAACTCTTTCCAAGCGGGGATGAGCTGGCGCGAGAGCTTGAACATCCGTGCCAATCGCAACACCCGCAGCACGCGCAGCATTTCTACATCCACGTCCACAAAACGTGCAAAGTAAAACGGCGCGATGGCCACCAAGTCCACCAAGGCGTAAAAACTGAAGGCGTAGCGCAAACGTGGGAAAGACTTGCCTGCAAACTCTGGGTTCAAGTGCGCGGTGGCCAAGCGCATCAGATATTCCGCTGTGAAGATACCAACGGTCACCACGTCAAACCAGTGAAACCATGCGGCATTGGCGTTGTAGATTTCGGGTGTGTTTTCAATCAGCACCGCAATCACGCTGGCGATGATCAAGAAACCAATACTGCGCTCGACGGTTTGGTGGAAGCCGTGTTTGAACTCGGGGTCAAACAACCACTTGTAAATCTTGGCAAGTGGCGATGCGTGGGCGTGCGTGGTGTGGGCAGTCATGATTTTTATTTTCCTTTACGCATCACGTGCAAGTGAATAAAAAAGGCCCCAATTGGAGCCTTTTGCTGGAGGGGGATGATTTAAATCAAAAGCAAGAAGCCGTTGATGGTTGAAAAAATACCCAGCATGCCTAAGGCGCATGGCACCCAGAACAACACATGTGCCCCCGTCAGGATGGCCACTGAGGTGAGCACGATGGCAATTTGCAGCAGGGCTTCTGCGTAGTCAAACCATGGATCTTGTCGCAGTGCGATGTCACGTTCATGTTCGTGCGCTTTGGCCTTTTCCATCAGCTCTTTTTTGCCGTCACCCGTTTCTGGTTCGGACTCGTAGCGTGCAATGTTCTTTTCGTAGGCTTCAAGTTTTTTCTCAGCCAAGGCTTTGCCAGCAGGCGAGAACTTGTCATTGCTGAGCTGGATGCGCAGCTCGTCGGCTGCGATTTTGTAGTCGGTCTGGCGGATGTTTTTGGCTTGGTAGAACGAATAGGCGTTCGATGCCAAGATGTTGTTGCTCATGCTTTCTTTGGAGGCGTTGTTGCCGCCCAAGCTGGCAATGGCCAAACACATGGCCAACAAAGAGACCAACATGGCACAACGCGTGCGAAACGGATCGTTGCCGTGCTCTGGCAATTCGGTTTCTGGAACTTCACTCATCTCTTTTCCTTTACTCGTGGTGATCTTCTTTGTCTTTTCGTTTGGCAAAAAGTTTGTACAGAGCCAACACAGCCAGCACCACAGCCACCCCGCACACCACCAACTCGGCCATCGTCAATTTGTGGACAAACTGGTCCACATAGTCGTAGGTCGAGAGTGGCGTGTAGACGTCGGGGTTCTCTTGCTTGTATTTCTCGTAGGCGCCGTTGTCCATGATTGCTTTCAGTTGAAATTTACGATTGCTTGTTGGCCGCCGAAATGTGCTTTTCTTCTTCCATCTGATTGACGATGGATTGCACTTGGTCGTCTGACATGCCAAGCTTGGCTTGCATCATTTTAAGTTTGGCTTGTTCTTCATCGGTGACAACGCCATCGGCCAACACAGAACGAACTTCCATCTCATACAACGCTTGACGACGTTCAACTTGAGCGGTGTAGGCCGTGGCCACCACACCCGTCAGAATGGCGGCCAAAGCAATGGACAAGATTTGCGTCAGGATGACCAACAAAGAGCCAAGGAACGTGACGGGGTCCACATTGCCCCAGCCCGAGATGATGGTGATGACAAACCAGTGCATCGCCGCAGGGATGGAGGGAAACACCTCGGGTTGCTCATGACCTTCGATGATGTAAATCAACGAAGAGAACAGCAAACAGCTGATGAACAGCAAGAACACAGCTGAGGAGAAAGAGTCTTTCTCAGCTTTGACAGCCGCCACCATGTCTTCAAACGCGCTGTTGTAGCGCGACAGTTTGAAAATTCGCATCAAACGGAACATGCGCAACACGCGCAAATCTGCGCCTGGGAAAAGCAGCTGCAAGTAGAACGGCACGGTGCTGACAAAGTCGATGATGCCGTAGAAGCTGAACACGTACTCTTTGCGGCCTTGCCACGCGGTACCACCGTTGTGGATGTATTTTTCGCTGTACGACCAAACGCGTAAAACGAATTCGATTGAAAACACGGCCACGCTGAACACGTCAAAGGCATGAAACTCGGCCATGAAGGCTTCATGAATTTCAGGAACCGACTCCAAGATGATGCCAACCACGTTGGCCACCACCAGCAAGGCGATGAAGATTTCAACGAAGTGGCTGTACTTGTCAGGCACTTCACCTTCCATGATTTCGAAGGTGCGACGCTTGATGCGTTGGAACGTGGTGAGGGTAGGAGCTGCTGTGGTCATGGTGCGCTCATTCATTGGACGACGATTTGTTTTTGGCGCGCAGCATCATGGCTTCGACTTGTTCATCTGACAAACGGTAATGGGCTTGTAGGCGCTTCAGAGTGGCTTGTTCCTCTTCAGACATATTGCCGTCAGAAAAGACTTCACGCAGTTGCGCTTCAAACGCGGCTTTCTTACGTGCCACTTGGTTAGAGAACGCCGAAGCCACGATACCGGTCATGATGGCGGCCATACACACACCCAAGAAACCGGTGATCAGCGCAATCGCTTCACCTGCTTTAGTGAGAGGTTCGACGTTGCCGTAGCCCGAGGTGATGGTGACGATGGCCCAATAGATCGAATGGGGGATCGTGCCAAAGAACTCGGGTTGGTGGTGACCTTCGGCGAAATGCATCAACGAGGCCGACACGATGGTGGCAATGGTCAGCAAAAACACGGCGGAGCCAAACGCTTGACGTTCGGAGTACACCGCATGAAACAAGTCTTGCAGCGCTGTGTTGTATTTGGAGAGTTTCAAGATTCGCAGCAAACGCAGCACGCGCAAGATGCGCAGGTCGAGTGCAGGGAAGAACATGTGCATGTAATGCGGCATGGTGGCAAAGAAGTCCACCAAACCAAACGGGCTGAGCATGTATTCAAAGCGGCCTTTCCATGAACCACCGTTGTCACGGTTGTACTTGGCGCCCAGTGACCACACGCGAGCGATGTACTCCACCGTGAAGAACATCACGCTCCAAAACTCCAACTCGTGAAAAAATTCTTTGAATTCGGCGTGGATTTCTGGGACGGAGTCAAGAATCACCGCAGAACAATTGACCAACACCACCAGGGTGATCAGCCATTCGACGTAGCGACTCGCCGTATGTTTGGGCGAACCGTCCAAGATTTCCATCAGGGTGTTCTTAAAACCTGTAGTCATTGCCTAGCTCTAACGAAGTTGAATGTAATGTCTTAACAAACAAGCGGTCACACGGATGGGTGTGACCGCTTGTCTCAATGCCTGCTAAGTTAAGCCAAGCGGTTTAGCTGTTGCCCTGAATTTTGTGCCACAAAGCAAGCTCGCTTGATGACAATCGCGCACCTTGTTGTGCAGCTGCCTCAAATTTGGCTTCATCGGTTTGCACGCCGAGCTGTCTGATTTGGCCCAACAAGACTTTGAAATGCTCCACCGCCAAGGCTGGGTTTTCTGCAATCTTGTGGATGGGCAGCGGGTTGCGCTCTTCAAGCTCGTGTTCTTTGACCACCACCTCAATCAAGGCGTTGACTTCGGCCACAGTCAAATGCAAGCGCTTGGCTTCAGCACGAATGACAGCGGCTTCTTCATCGCTGATATGGCCATCTTTGAGGATGCTGAACAAGTTGGCTTTCAACTGGTCACGTTCTTTGACCAACTCATCGCTGAAGGCCGAGGCCAACAACGCAGCGGGGATGGCGAAGATACCAATGCCCATCAGCGCCAAGATGCTGGTCATCGCACGACCCATGGGGGTCACGGGTGAAATGTCGCCATAGCCCACGGACGCCAAGGTAATCACCGCCCAGTAGATCGACGTGGGGATGTTTTCAAACTTCTCAGGCTGAGCGTCGTATTCGAACAAGTAGCCCAAGCTGGCCGTCAAGACCAACAGCAAGAACATGATGAAGGTGGCCGCGCTCATGACGGGCCATTCACGCACCACGACTTTGACCAACACGGCTGTGGCATCGCTGCCGCGTGTGAGTTTGAGCAATCGGGCCAAACGGAACACTCGCAAGAAACGCAAGTCCATCAGGTGGTGCAAGAACACTTCTAAGAAGAAGGGCAGCACGGCCAAGAAGTCGATGAAGGTGGATGGCGATTTGGCTTGTTTGAAGCGTCCCATCACCGCACCTTTGTAGCCGGGCTCTTCCACGCAGGAGTAAATGCGCATGCAGTACTCCAAGGTGAAGATGCCGACAGCCACGGCGTCCAAGATCACGAATTGCAAATGCAGCACGTAATGAATGCCTTTGACCGACTCCAAGATCACCGCCAACACAGACAACAACACCCACACCGCAATGAACACCTCAAAGATGTTTTGCATGGTGCCGCCGTAGTTGCTGGGGAACACGAGGGCGTGAACCTTTTGGCGGAAGGTGCGGTCTTTGTTGAGTTCTTTGAATTCAGCGATGGCTGGAATCAAGACGCGGAACAACTTGAGGATTCGCAAGAGTCGCAGGAATCGCAACACGCGCAAGTCGATGGGAATGAACGCCTTCAAGTAAAAAGGCGCCACAGCCAAGAAGTCGATGATGGCAAATGGGCTAGAGACAAAGCCCCAGCGCGCGCTCTTGCGGTTCTTGAACTCTTCGTCCTCTGGCGCGAGGTACAAGCGCAAGGCGTATTCAATGGTGAAGACGGCCACAGAGAAGATGTCAAAGAGCTCAAACCAAGCACGGTAGGGTTCGTAAACCGCGGGCACGTGTTCGAACATCAAGGTGAACAAGTTGGCGATGATCAGATAACTGATCCATTTGTCTAAGGCGGCTTGTAGGTTCCCCGGAATGTTTGGGTCGAGCAACCAAGAGTAGAGCCACTTGCGCATGGGCAAGTCACGTGGGATGTTGGCCTCTTGGTCTTGACCCAGAATGGCCTCTACGTTGAGGTCTTGTAGAAATTTGTCTTGTTTAGTCATTTCCATGGCTCACCTCAGAATTCAAATTCAGCAACTTTGATGGCGTAGCCACCCTTGTCACATACAGAAAGACGCAATTGCATCTTGTAGTCAATGCTGTCAGTCTCGAGTAGTTGTGACGCCACAAAAGGTGTCGCTGAGCCAGGAGGGGTGGGCATCAAGTCTTCCAACAAAATCGCGCCCATTAAGGTGCGGTCGGATGGCACGCAAGCTGCCACAAAATGCGGCGTTGTATTGAAGAACGGATTGATTTGGTCCTTCAGCTCCGTGGTGGCCATGACGTGGGCCAGGCAAGCGCCCCAAGTGCCGGGTGTGTCTGCTTTGGCGTCTGCAGCCGGTTTGACGCCGCCTTTGCAGGCGGGATGCGGCGTGTTGGCCTCAAAACGTGTGGCGCCAGTCTCGGTCAGCCATGCCACCCAAGCTTCTCCGTTGCTTTTGGCGGTCTCTGTTTTGAGCGCTTCTTTGTAGTTGACAACGCCAAGCCCAGTGACAGCGACGACGACGAGCGCTAAAAAGGTCAAAAAGAGTTTGTCTGCTTTGTTTGGGCCGAGTTGTCGACTCTCGGTTGAGTGGTCTGTGGAAGATGCCATGGGGGATCGCCTTAAATAGAGGAAATCCGGCTTGTCTATGTGGGTATAGCGCCGGGCGAGAGTGGCATTGATGATATTCGTAAATTCGAGGAATTTATCGAATTAAGGCTAGATATTCGACGAACTTGATGTTTTTAATGAATATTAAAGACATAAAAAAAGCCGCTTCGAAAGCGGCTTTTGAAAGCATAAGGGGCATCTCATTTTGAATGATGACTGCCTGTGCATTTTCACTTGCTGCACGTAATTCAACCAAATCGTTATGCCCGGCTCCTAATGCCAATGTTGAAACCAATAGCAAACGTATTGTTGATATGTGTTCATTAGAATGGAGACGGGTGTTCATTCAATGATGAGTCAACAGGTTTAGCGTCGGTCGGGCCGCCACGCGGAAAAAACCTGTGTGTTTGCTATGACCCCTATTTCTATTGAGTGGGTGGCTGCTTTTCTATTTGCAGTCGCTTTAGCCCACACCTTTGCCGCCAAGTTCTTTGAACGGCTGTCCCATCGTTATCCTGCGCATGCTGGCTTGTTTCACCTCTTGGGTGAAGTCGAGGTTGTGTTTGGCTTTTGGGCCATCGTCCTGATCGTGTGCATGGCATGGCTGCAAGACGGCACGCAAGCTTTGGCTTATGCCGAATCGCGCCAATACACCGAGCCACTGTTTGTGTTTGTGGTGATGGTGGTGGCGGCGTCTAAACCTATTTTGAGTTTTGTCATGTCGGCAGTAGATGCGGCCTCGCGACTCATGCCCATGCGGGCCTCGCTGGCCAAGGCGTGGTTAGGTCTGTGTGCCGTGCCCTTGTTGGGCTCGGCCATCACCGAACCTGCTGCCATGACTATCGCCGCGTTGATGTTGGCCTCGCAGGTGTTTCGTACGGAAGTGCCTGAGCGGGTGAAGTACTTTGCGCTGGGGGTGTTGTTTGTCAACGTGTCGATTGGTGGCACGCTCACTTCATATGCCGCACCGCCCGTGTTAATGGTGGCCACTGTGTGGGGCTGGGACAGCGCGTTTATGTTTGCCCAGTTTGGCTGGAAGGCTGCGTTGGCTGTGCTGGTTAATGCCACAGCGGCGGTGTTTGTGCTGCGCAACCATTTGGGTGTGAACAGCCATGCTGTCGAGCCAGGCGTGACAGACCCCATTCCCAAAACTGTGATGGCCGTGCACTTGTTTTTTTTGGCGGCGGTGGTGGCTTTGGCGCATTACCCCGTGGCGTTCATTGGGCTGTTTGTGATGTTCATGGGGTTTGCACAAGCCTATGAGCGCTACCAAAACCCGCTGATTTTGAAAGAGGCTTTGTTGGTGGGCTTTTTCTTGGCGGGCTTGGTGGTGTTGGGCGGCATGCAGCAGTGGTGGCTGCAGCCCATTGTCTCGACCATGAACCCGCAGGTGTTGTTCTACGGAACCACGGTGCTGACGGCCTTTACCGATAACGCGGCGCTGACGTATTTGGGCTCGCTGATTTTGGATATTTCGGACGAAGCCAAATACAGCTTGGTGGCCGGTGCGGTGGCCGGCGGCGGCCTGACCGTGATTGCCAACGCACCCAACCCCGCGGGTGTGGCGCTGCTGCGTGCGGGGTTTGCCGATGCGTCGGTGGGGGCGGGTGGATTGTTATTAGGGGCTTTGTTTCCTACTGCGGTGGCCATGGCGGCCTTGCTTTTGTTGTGATTCATGTATTAAACGGAGGTGCAGCATGCGCGTTGGATTGATTGGTTTTGGTAAGACGGGCAGGGCTGTTGCGTCAGTGTTGTTGGATTCAGAGCTTACGCAGCTGCAGTGGGTGATGCGCCAGTCACATGTTTTAGAGCACCGGTCGGTAGCAGAATTCTTGGGCGTTAAGTCGGACGAGCCTGCGTTGATCTTGTCAAAGGCTGAATTCACAGCAGCCAATTTGTTGGACCAAAAACCAGTGGATGTGATCATTGATTTTTCGGGCGATTCGGGTTTGAGCTATTACGGCGAAGCGGCGGCCAAGCGAGGCATCACCATCATCAGCGCGGTGTCGCAGTACGAGCCAGAAACGAAGGAACGACTCAAGGCGCTTGCTTCGCAGACGGTGGTCATGCACTCGCCCAACATCACGCTGGGCATTAACTTCTTGATGATTTCAGCCAAGATTTTGAAGAATATTGCGCCCTACACCGATATTGAAATCATTGAGGAGCATTTCAAACTCAAGCCCGAAGTGTCTGGCACAGCCAAGGTCATTGCCAAGCAGCTAGACCTTGACGAGAGCCAAATCAAAACCATTCGTGCAGGCGGCATCATTGGCACGCATGAAATTTTGTTTGGTTTTCCATACCAAACCGTGCGTTTGAAGCACGAGTCGATTTCACGCGAAGCATTTGGTAACGGCATTGTGTTTGCGGTCGAGCAGCTGCAAGGCAAAAGCAAAGGCTTTTATTCGATGGAAGATTTGCTGTTGCCGTTCTTCCGCCTCACCGATGAGGACTCCGATACCTCGCAAAAGAGCAAGAAGCCTTGGTGGCGTTTTTGGGCCAACTAAACTAGGGCATGACTTTTCAATCACTCAAGCAAACTTGGTTTTTTAACGTTCGCGCCGATGTGCTAGCGGGTTTGGTGGTGGCGCTGGCCTTGATTCCTGAGACCATTGCGTTTTCCATCATCGCGGGGGTTGACCCCAAAGTGGGCTTGTATGCCTCGTTCTCGATTGCCACCATCTTGGCGTTTGCGGGCGGCCGCCCCGGCATGATTTCGGCGGCCACGGGCGCCATGGCGCTGGTGATTGCCAGCTTGGTCAAAGACCACGGCTTGCAGTATTTGTTGGCGGTCACGGTGTTGACAGGTGTGCTGCAAGTGGTGGCGGGCTGGCTGCACTTGGGCCGCATGATGCAGTTTGTGTCGCGCTCTGTGGTGACCGGTTTTGTCAACGCGCTGGCGATTTTGATTTTCATGGCCCAGCTGCCAGAGCTGATCCATGTGACATGGCATGTGTATGCCATGACGGCAGCGGGCTTGGTGATCATTTATGGCTTGCCCTACATCACCAAGGCTGTGCCTTCGCCGCTGGTGACGATTGTGGTGTTGACCGGTGTATCTATTTATTTAGGGTTAGACATTCGCACGGTGGGTGACATGGGCGAGTTGCCCAGCAGCCTGCCCGTGTTTTTGCTGCCTGATGTGCCGCTGAACTTGGACACTTTGCTGATCATCTTGCCGTACTCGGCCACTTTGATGGTGGTGGGTTTATTAGAGTCGCTCATGACGGCCACCATCGTGGACGAGATGACCGATACCAAAAGTGACAAGAGCCGCGAGTGCGTGGGCCAAGGCGTGGCCAACATTGCCACAGGTTTCATGGGTGGCATGGCGGGTTGCGCCATGATTGGTCAGTCGGTGATCAACGTCAAATCGGGTGGGCGCGGGCGTTTGTCCACCTTGGTG from Limnohabitans curvus carries:
- a CDS encoding ion transporter; this encodes MTAHTTHAHASPLAKIYKWLFDPEFKHGFHQTVERSIGFLIIASVIAVLIENTPEIYNANAAWFHWFDVVTVGIFTAEYLMRLATAHLNPEFAGKSFPRLRYAFSFYALVDLVAIAPFYFARFVDVDVEMLRVLRVLRLARMFKLSRQLIPAWKEFQVLNEGRSMRAKVFAMLEPTGHSGRLHTYIDNFIVFWIALSITCVVFETVESVRALFASEFMVIDVIAFTIFTIEYIARVYSAPENPKYKHLRMPHWAHIRTGQAIIDLLSILPFILESLFSQHLDLRFLRVFRLMRMLKLTRYTSAMETLYKVVLREWQIIFASVFVMMLLVVLTASLGYLFEHPAQPDKFENIPQSIYWAVVTLASVGYGDISPITPMGRALTVVLALLGIGIFAIPAGLLASAFTDQLRIDRDAFKHRLMMAYEDGLLDNAERELIVAEAERLHLSHEEVKRLTEEAKAEFAAKESEHLTHANGLVLDATAHPQLAAAQFSLLVSQLDLIAQATGTDTLRQSLSHSKGDATAALAVLNLLDQKHG
- a CDS encoding DUF4337 domain-containing protein, with translation MSEVPETELPEHGNDPFRTRCAMLVSLLAMCLAIASLGGNNASKESMSNNILASNAYSFYQAKNIRQTDYKIAADELRIQLSNDKFSPAGKALAEKKLEAYEKNIARYESEPETGDGKKELMEKAKAHEHERDIALRQDPWFDYAEALLQIAIVLTSVAILTGAHVLFWVPCALGMLGIFSTINGFLLLI
- a CDS encoding 4-hydroxy-tetrahydrodipicolinate reductase — its product is MRVGLIGFGKTGRAVASVLLDSELTQLQWVMRQSHVLEHRSVAEFLGVKSDEPALILSKAEFTAANLLDQKPVDVIIDFSGDSGLSYYGEAAAKRGITIISAVSQYEPETKERLKALASQTVVMHSPNITLGINFLMISAKILKNIAPYTDIEIIEEHFKLKPEVSGTAKVIAKQLDLDESQIKTIRAGGIIGTHEILFGFPYQTVRLKHESISREAFGNGIVFAVEQLQGKSKGFYSMEDLLLPFFRLTDEDSDTSQKSKKPWWRFWAN
- a CDS encoding putative Na+/H+ antiporter, translating into MTPISIEWVAAFLFAVALAHTFAAKFFERLSHRYPAHAGLFHLLGEVEVVFGFWAIVLIVCMAWLQDGTQALAYAESRQYTEPLFVFVVMVVAASKPILSFVMSAVDAASRLMPMRASLAKAWLGLCAVPLLGSAITEPAAMTIAALMLASQVFRTEVPERVKYFALGVLFVNVSIGGTLTSYAAPPVLMVATVWGWDSAFMFAQFGWKAALAVLVNATAAVFVLRNHLGVNSHAVEPGVTDPIPKTVMAVHLFFLAAVVALAHYPVAFIGLFVMFMGFAQAYERYQNPLILKEALLVGFFLAGLVVLGGMQQWWLQPIVSTMNPQVLFYGTTVLTAFTDNAALTYLGSLILDISDEAKYSLVAGAVAGGGLTVIANAPNPAGVALLRAGFADASVGAGGLLLGALFPTAVAMAALLLL
- a CDS encoding ion transporter — encoded protein: MEMTKQDKFLQDLNVEAILGQDQEANIPRDLPMRKWLYSWLLDPNIPGNLQAALDKWISYLIIANLFTLMFEHVPAVYEPYRAWFELFDIFSVAVFTIEYALRLYLAPEDEEFKNRKSARWGFVSSPFAIIDFLAVAPFYLKAFIPIDLRVLRFLRLLRILKLFRVLIPAIAEFKELNKDRTFRQKVHALVFPSNYGGTMQNIFEVFIAVWVLLSVLAVILESVKGIHYVLHLQFVILDAVAVGIFTLEYCMRIYSCVEEPGYKGAVMGRFKQAKSPSTFIDFLAVLPFFLEVFLHHLMDLRFLRVFRLARLLKLTRGSDATAVLVKVVVREWPVMSAATFIMFLLLVLTASLGYLFEYDAQPEKFENIPTSIYWAVITLASVGYGDISPVTPMGRAMTSILALMGIGIFAIPAALLASAFSDELVKERDQLKANLFSILKDGHISDEEAAVIRAEAKRLHLTVAEVNALIEVVVKEHELEERNPLPIHKIAENPALAVEHFKVLLGQIRQLGVQTDEAKFEAAAQQGARLSSSELALWHKIQGNS
- a CDS encoding ion transporter, producing the protein MTTAAPTLTTFQRIKRRTFEIMEGEVPDKYSHFVEIFIALLVVANVVGIILESVPEIHEAFMAEFHAFDVFSVAVFSIEFVLRVWSYSEKYIHNGGTAWQGRKEYVFSFYGIIDFVSTVPFYLQLLFPGADLRVLRMFRLMRIFKLSRYNSAFEDMVAAVKAEKDSFSSAVFLLFISCLLFSSLIYIIEGHEQPEVFPSIPAAMHWFVITIISGWGNVDPVTFLGSLLVILTQILSIALAAILTGVVATAYTAQVERRQALYEMEVRSVLADGVVTDEEQAKLKMMQAKLGMSDDQVQSIVNQMEEEKHISAANKQS
- a CDS encoding SulP family inorganic anion transporter, which produces MTFQSLKQTWFFNVRADVLAGLVVALALIPETIAFSIIAGVDPKVGLYASFSIATILAFAGGRPGMISAATGAMALVIASLVKDHGLQYLLAVTVLTGVLQVVAGWLHLGRMMQFVSRSVVTGFVNALAILIFMAQLPELIHVTWHVYAMTAAGLVIIYGLPYITKAVPSPLVTIVVLTGVSIYLGLDIRTVGDMGELPSSLPVFLLPDVPLNLDTLLIILPYSATLMVVGLLESLMTATIVDEMTDTKSDKSRECVGQGVANIATGFMGGMAGCAMIGQSVINVKSGGRGRLSTLVAGVMLLILVVFLGDWVRQIPMAALVAVMIMVSIGTFNWGSFRNLREHPKSSSVVMLATVLVTVYTHDLARGVLVGVLLSGFFFAHKIGQILLVQSEQADNGQTHVYRVIGQVFFASAERFVDAFDFEEPVHKVVVDVSRAHFWDITAVSALDKVVFKLRRNGFDVEVRGLNLASATLVDKFAVHDKDGHDLILGH
- a CDS encoding ion transporter → MTTGFKNTLMEILDGSPKHTASRYVEWLITLVVLVNCSAVILDSVPEIHAEFKEFFHELEFWSVMFFTVEYIARVWSLGAKYNRDNGGSWKGRFEYMLSPFGLVDFFATMPHYMHMFFPALDLRILRVLRLLRILKLSKYNTALQDLFHAVYSERQAFGSAVFLLTIATIVSASLMHFAEGHHQPEFFGTIPHSIYWAIVTITSGYGNVEPLTKAGEAIALITGFLGVCMAAIMTGIVASAFSNQVARKKAAFEAQLREVFSDGNMSEEEQATLKRLQAHYRLSDEQVEAMMLRAKNKSSSNE